TTACAAGCATATTGTTAGTGCACGCTAAAGTTTATTGTTAGCGTCTCTCTTTGTTGTGCTAGTATGCGAGACGCTCGCAACTATCCCGCTGGAAGCCAAATATGTCTGGAACTCACGCTGGTCATTTGGTCGAATCATGTTTCATGCCAACAGAACATGGGCTCCCGTAATGCTCGCGTAAGCTCGAACTAGCTAGCAAATTTAATTCTATTATTAGTAACTCCATGTCCTAGGATCTATATTCCCAGTATGTGGGCTTTGACTCCAAGATTTCTTTCAAGCGCTATACTGAATCAAAATCTGGGTCTTATAGGCCTGTTTATGTATAATTTATCCGAAAAGGCTCGTTTTACATGCTGCATTTTGGGCTGAATCCATCTCATTGCAAGCCATAGATGTAACCCCGTTTTTGCCTTGGATCAAATAGGCTGGATTTACTAAGTATTTATTGTAGGTGCTTAGCGTATTGGTTATTTTACATTTATGGGTCAATTGTAACTCAAGTTATAGTTGCAAGTAAGTAAATGAAGCAGGCTCTCTCCGCTTCACATTAGAAAGAGGGTGCTAATTGGTGCTCATCCCCAGGCGTACTAATCGCTCGAATATGGGCTATATACCAGACTAAGTGAGTACCAACACCCCATTCGCAGAATTTCTCTCAATACCTTTTCTATTGCTAGCATATGGACTTTGGCGTACGCACTTGTAGTGACGTATACGGATAAACCTACTGATCACTCCTGTTTATACACCATAGCGCTTTGTGCCTATGTTGCGCCATATTGAGCACGCCATCAATTGTTCTGTTGCAGATGCAGGCCAGTGTGAGTTATTCGATTTTAAACACCTATCAATTGATAGATTATCAGAGATTTCAGGCGGCGCATCTCATGAAAAATCCCGGTAAGTTCCTGGCTCTATCATTTGTCTGAAGTCTTACAAAGTTAGTCAGCTCCGAAGCTGATATCAGGCTGTCCGACAACTATAAACCCCCTTGCATTTGTTCCGTACCTTCCCCCTTTCGTCGCAGAGACTATGCTTTTTATCTTAACAATATATAAACCCTTGAAGATTAGTAGAGAGGTTTCGACACCATTGATGTCCAGGCTGATCCTTCAGTACGTCCGTGCTAGGCCCAGATTTATAGCCACTAATTAGGTGATATTACCTTTTTAGTGGCACCCAATAttatatagttgtatttatTACTCTGACTTTCATCGTCGTCGGATCTTTATTCCCAAGCACAATCACATAGTCAATGGATCAGGGTGCGTTCAGTCGGTTTTGAAATCAAAGCAACTGACCTATAACGATTAATTAGCCTAATAGTAGTGGTCTGGTCCATTGTGTGTTCAAGACTGATTCTGTCTGGCCGCTCATGGTACGACAAACCCCACGATTCGTATTCAGGACTCGAGATGAGCACTTTGCCCCGACTTAACCCACCAGACGAGGGGTCTTCACGGGCTATATGCAAAGAAGAAGGAAGGTGTCCAGAACTTGATCTCAAGTAGTGTACCCAGCTTTCTATTTATGTTAAATACAGGCTTCTTAAAAACGATCTGTGGCATTCTCCTCAGTTAAGTAGGCACTTGCCTCGATTAAGTGCCTATCTATATATTCAACTCGACCCGCGGGTATCGAAAGAGAGCTCTTTCTTCGGTTGCATGGAACCATTTGAGAAATAGGATTTGGCCGGTCGAGAGACCGTGATCCGAGACTTCAGTAATTGCGATATATAACAACCCGAACAAATACTATATGTACTAGGCCTCAAGCCACCGAAATTCGCAAATAATTCACACAGCACACTCATACCCAATGATAAAATAACTGCTTGTACAACGCTCGAACCCAAGAATTAAATAAGTACCTGTAGTTCAAAAGTGAACAACGATCACACCCTCGTTCCTTGGATCTGCCGTAAAGTCCAGACGCTTCCTAGGTTTCATGCTCAGTAGATGCTCCGCAGCTCATACAGAAGCTCACCTCGAAAGGAGACTTATGATGGCAGGTTTAAGCTTTGCCATATTTTTTGGCGAGTGCGAGCCACGTCCTACAATAAGTCGAAGTTCTTCTTGACCTCGATTTCGAGCATCCCGTATACCATCTTCAGCCAGCGTGACAGCCTCGTTTACATATAGCCCTACATTCCATTGAGTAAATCCCGATCAAAGACGCTCGACTGACTCACCGTGTAGATCCAACCCGTCCTTCTCGCCCGAATTCAGTTCTACAACCCAGAACCCATGTCAATCCTAAAACACGAGGCAAAGGTAAACTTGACTTGCGCTCATGCACCCACTTGCTGGCCTCTGCATCCAACCTCTTCATCTCAGCCTGATATCCCCTGCCTGCGTCCGAAAGTTGCTTTGCCTTGGCCTTTTGCCCACGCTCGAAAGCCTTTTGAGCATCTTCGAACGATTTGGACATGTTATCTCCCGCCTGTCTAGCCTGAGCACGAAGAGATTCGTAGTGGGGATCTTGGTGAGCCAAGGACATGGCTGGGAGAGAGATTGGGGGATGTGTAGTTGTGAGTCGATTATAGTAGAGCCgggtatatatgcgtacgGGTGTCCAGGCTCCGAGGCATGGTTAGAGCATGTAAGGGACCCCCTCGTTGATAGGAGCATCCAACACACACCCATACGAATGCTATCCCATACTTGAAACGTCCGTATCTCATGTGATCTGTATAGAGAATGGCAACAGAACTAACCATATTCGCCACCCTATTTCTTGCCACCCCGATATTCTATACCTAACTGGAACACATAAAGTCCAGACCCGAGGACCCGTGTTGCCAATTGTACATCCTGCAGTTCCAAGCTACAGCAACGAGCCCGTCACGAAGCTTGAACTCGTGGCGAGTAGAGTCACACCACAGTCGAGCAGTAAACCCACCTCCGCCCCCAGGTCTTCACGTAAAACCCACCTTGCTCCAGGTGGAGCTCCACTCATGTTTAGGGGTGCATACGTCATATGGGCGGGGACACGATTTCCCTCATTACAAAAAAAAACTTCTCGATTACCCCTGATTCTTATATCAGTACCCACCCCTTGACAAAATGAATGCCTACCCCACTCTAAGATAGCCTATCGTATAGGGGCGGTGCTCACCTGGAGGGACATGCGCCACCCAACACGCATGCGCTTCCTACACGTGTATGCGCATAGAAAGCACCCCAGAACGAGCTTGTGTGTGCAATTGTACATCCCGTCGATCCATGTCCTAGACGATCTACGGAACGCAACGAGGCTTCTTTCCTATGCGCGAGGGACGCATGCAGCTATGCCATGCCAAAACGGCTGGTACGCGGCTATCTCTTGAATGTGACACGCAAAGTGTCACTGCAATCATACGCAGTTTTGTTAACCTAGTTGACAATGATAAACAACGATCCATTGGCCCATGGCCATATAAGGATCATTAAAATTCATGAACAGCTGAACTCTATCGGTCTGTCAATGTAGCTGACGTAAGCAATCCAATGGAAAGCTCCGAAAGCAGCATCCTCGAACCGAGGATCGGGTCAATCGCGCCTCGTGCGCAAGCGCAAGAAACAATCGTGTAAACAAGCTTAGAGGAAAGATCCAATAGCGCGAGGATGAAATTAAGAACGTGTGTCTTTGTGGTTCGGACAACGTGTTGGTTGGCGCGCCGGTAGTGGTTCGGGGGGACTGAATCAGAAGCTTGTAGATGCGCTGTATATGCGGGACCGGCCGACGATGCTGCACCGCTCGTACGCCGAGGTTCCACAGTCCAACAATAGTGCTACTCAATCTACCTTTTAGCGTTAGACAAACGTGGGTAAAGGTTGATAGACCTGGACTTGTGACCAGACTCTGCGATATTGACCGACACTTGTCTCGGTCAACGTAGTTTTTCAGCGCCAGATTCCTCACTTGAGAATACGCCTTCCTCATCGAGGACAAACGTGCGTTGTATCGCCCACTTCTATCCAGGACGAGCCACCCTTGTCTGGGGCGTTTACCCCGTACGATCATCGTGGGTCGCTTCTGACTTTTGATCTGCCAGGACCTGTCGATTCTTGACGTTTCGATATGATCGCCGCGTGTGCTGATTGAATGCGGGGGATTTATCCCATCCGATCTACTTTGGTTCGTTCACGTTTGTTGGCCCCTCATGTTGTGAGGTCAAGACGACCTTGAGTTTACAAAGTATGGGAAGAGGAGGGAAGGgctaaataaataaaaagtTACATTTTCTTCACTACACGTCATGTTATATTAGATACAGGACTTGTGGGAAAGCGATGTACGAGAACCGAAAATATTAAGCGAAAAAAAGGGATTAGAATTAATGTACTTTCAAGCGTCGTCTTTGCCCCCAACTTCACTACCGTTATCGAGGTCGTTCATCATAGAATGTATCGTCCTACACTCTTTCTCCTCCTCCTGTGGTGCCCATGTCCGCTACTTCCACCTTGGATCATATAAGTTCCCGGTGGAAGATGACTAAACTCGCTATTTGGGTCGCCGTGCATCGTCCGATGAACCTTCATGCCGTTATGATCACGATATTCGTATGTGCCTCCTCCACCATGGCCATGGCCATGGCCGTATCCACCAAAGGAAGATGACATGTGGTGCCCCGGATGAGGAGTAATCAAAGGGCCTATACTGGGAGAGGTAGACAGTGCAGATTCACCAATGTATGGCGAGGTTCCGAGCTGTTGAGGTCGCTGGCCGTAGAACGACGAGGCCCTTCgacggtggtggtggtggtggtaccCGTCCCCGCCATAACTGGACCCAGCAATCGGGATCCCGCCAGCCATAGAGGCGAGTAAGCGCTCGCAAGTGTGGGGTCAAGTTGGTATTCATAGTCGCTCGAATCGAGGCCGTCGGAGAATCCGTCGGGGGAAATGGACGATCCGCGGCGATGACGGTGGTGAGAGCTTGGATAGCGCCCGTCCATGCGGAAGGGTTCTTCATAGCGTGAACGCTGGTCATAatatccaccaccaccacctttGCGGAAGAGTTTCATTGCCACGGCTGCGAAGCATGTTAATCGGAGAAGGAAATATATGATAGAATTGCTTACCAGCTGCCACTTCCAATGCCTCGCGCTTGGAGAAATCACCACGGTGCCTCCTGGTATAGTCCCACAGTTTCTCAGCTGAAAACCATTAGGTTATCACGTTCCATCGGCCCAATTGAATGCATACACACCTTCTCCAACAGCCAAACCAACCAAAGCCTCAGTCTCGCGTTCATGGTCATCCATCAATGGCTGTCTATAGATTCCGCGGTGATGCTCCCAGAATCGCCATGCTTCGTATCCAGCTGCTGCACCAATCTCGGCGGGCGTCATTGTCGCAACATCGACAAGTCCGCTATAGACACGTTGATGCCAGGTTTGAGCATCCCGACGAGAGATGGGAGATCGGAAGTGAGAGCGAATGCGGCCGAGGACAGAGTCAAATGCAGAGCTGGGAATAGGGGTTAGCACATAATGCTCGAATAGAAATTTCAGAGACATACGGATCGTAAGAGTTCCCATAGTGAGCGCGGTAGTAGTCATAACCTCGCCATTGCGGTTGCGGCTGATAGCCTGGAGCAGGGGGCGAGTCGAGTATGTATTCTGGACGACCCCAAGAGGTAGGGTTGCGCTATACAACGGTCAGCACAAGCCAAGCAGAATAGCCATACACACATACCCGGCGGTAGTAATCGTAGTAGGCCATGTGCGGTAGAGTGAATTGACGCAAAGACCTCGGGTCAAGGGGGATTATATATCTTCTAGCCTAGCGAAAGTGTGATATTACGGCCGTAGCTTAGTCTCCTGTTTCTTGACGTAACGGAATTGTGACGTCTGTGGAGCAATATAGGCAAGGCCTGTGACCATCTCGTTACTCTGTATTAAAAATTTCGTCTGTTTCGTCGCCGATGCCGATGCACTGGAACCAAGTCATCCTGATAAAGTTGAGGCTGACTGAGACCAGGCGACACCAGTGTCACCTGCTTGCAACGTGTACGGGGATCCGGGGATGGAGGACAAAAAACAGTACGCAATTTTGGCGCTAAACTGAGTGTTGCAAATTGATCGGCGAGGAAGGCGGTGCAAAACTGTGCCGGCGGGGGTTAATTGGCAATCAGTGCGACAACAAATTTGATTGGTCGTTAGGAATCCAGTTGACTGATGGTTAATTTTAATTAGCAATAAATGCATCGCTGACAGTACCACCCTGCTAAGAACTGAGCAAGGACTAGTGTATATCGTCGAATTATAGGAGCAAATCAGATTTCAATTACCTGATCACAAATAACTAACCGAGCCGAGGATGTCACGTAAGCGCATGTTTAATCACGATGAGTAAACGTTAACGCTTCGGACAGTGAGCTCATTGGGCTCATTGTGGGGGTGATTAGGATATAGGTACGAGGACATGGCTGTAGATCTCAAGATACCCGATTCGAGGCCAGGGTAAAAGTTCAAGAACGCATATAAAAGGGAAATCTTTGTAGAAATAAGTAAAtaagatgtatatatatcaaTGTTATAACTATGTAGATACACGATAAAAGAGAGTGAGAGTAAGTGGTATGAGAAAAGTGAGGATACCAGGCCTGAACGAGACCCCTTTTGTACCCTCAGTATTTCCGTCGAGTCATTATATGAGGACTACGCGTCCTACTGCGCATATGTCGTACGACTTGTTCTCTTACGACTTACCAACTCGATCACAGTCCACAGAATATACTAGAATTCACTAGTAagtacatgatatttctataATCTTTTGGAGACAAGTATTACCATCCTGCATAGTATGTAAAACCAAATATCCAACACATCTCGTTCCCGGCATTTGTGGGCACAGCTACGCTTGCGGCAGGTGGAAAGGTAAGTCTAGAGAGCACATAAATCTCATTACTGAGAAATCCACCGAAAGGCTTACTGCTAATGAATCGGGACGGAAAACATCTTCAAAAGCGATGATTGGGCCATACACCCAGCATTGAACCCCATATATCAATAGAAGTGGAAGTGGGAATTTTGTTGAACCCTCTATATCCATGGGGTGGTAAAGACTTTGCAGAGGCAAAGCCATCAACACCCAGGATAAACACTCCTTAGCATTCGGGACTGGTTCCCCGTAACACATCTGTAATTATTGTTCGTATTTAATACGCACCAAGCTAGCTTACCATCAAACCTGAAAATGGTTTTGCTCCAGTCGACAAAGGGCTTTACTGGGCCCAAACATATGTATCAGTCAACCAACAAGATAGAATGAGCAAGGCACCTTGCGATTGTTCTTAGGTATGCTATGGTACAAAAGCTTGTGTAAGCAGGACTACTGGTTCGAGTAAACAGTCATTACGGGAGGTGAAAACATCGCCATAACAATTAGAAATATTGATTGACCGTAAGTAGATTTTCGTCATGCGCTCCCAAATTATTATTTTTAAAAAAAGCTTTTAGAACAGGCCACTACCAAACTAAGCAAAACGGAGGGTGTCTAACCCCCCTGTGGTACTTCTGAGCGTCGGGAGCCCAGCCAGTGACACCATGGAGCTCTCGGGCACTCCCAAGTCCCAGTGGTTCCAGTTGGGTGGTGCGATTCCAAAGCCAGATTTGACGGATTGTCCGCACTGTTACAATTGAAGCCAAATGAAATTGATTGCAAGATAACGCCCGATCCTTTATTGGTGGACACCTTTTATAAGCGCCCTTGTCTTCAACATACATCGATCAACGCATACGTACCCACCGTAAGATCAACGTAAAATACAATCCCTGCAAGGGAGGAGCAAATAATTAATGGTTCGTGGCATGAGCTATGGATGTTCGTGACACCATCCGCTTACTCCAGAAGTTTAGTTGGATCAACCAACTCAAGGCATACGAGCTGGTGGTGCCGTCCTCCGGCCACCCAACTATGACAAGTTAGGCACTGATAGGATTGGCGAAGAACTCAACCCCGACGCGTGTATATGGAGGCTGTATGCCGAAGAGGCGAAGGATTATGACACTGGGATGGCTCAAGAGCGCAATAAGAACCTGGATACTATGCTCTTATTTGTACGTGATCATGGTTGAAACGAGGGCTAATTATTTCATAACAATGATCCAGGCCACACTCTTCTCCGCAATCGTGACTGCATTCATCATCGAATCAACGAATCTCCTTGAACAGGATTCTTCAGAGATTTCGACGCATCTCCTACTACTTCTCGCCCGGTCGCAGCAGCACACAGAGACAAAGTTTAATGATCCCGCGTCGAATCTTGCCGAAATCCCTGAGTTTGTGCCGTCAGCCGCCGTCCGATTAATTAACGTGCTTTGGTTTGCTTCTTTGATAATCTCTTTAGGGGCTGCCGTAATGGCCATCTTGGCCAAAGAATGGTTAAGCGCATTCATTTCTTATCGCACACAACATTCACATAAATATGCGCTCGAGCGCCAAGCTCGTCTTACATCTCTGGATGCATGGAACATGCGCCCTATTATCGATCTTCTTCCGACGGTTCTGAATATCGCACTATTCATATTTTCGCT
This genomic interval from Rhizoctonia solani chromosome 11, complete sequence contains the following:
- a CDS encoding Smr domain-containing protein, which gives rise to MSLAHQDPHYESLRAQARQAGDNMSKSFEDAQKAFERGQKAKAKQLSDAGRGYQAEMKRLDAEASKWVHERKSKLNSGEKDGLDLHGLYVNEAVTLAEDGIRDARNRGQEELRLIVGRGSHSPKNMAKLKPAIISLLSRKRLDFTADPRNEGVIVVHF